Proteins co-encoded in one Arachis hypogaea cultivar Tifrunner chromosome 11, arahy.Tifrunner.gnm2.J5K5, whole genome shotgun sequence genomic window:
- the LOC112723920 gene encoding uncharacterized protein: MEDWNMLGADCVVISCCCQCLMLQILVYVLLKLPSKLVRKTRRYVKKKFCGNKRIRSSLISLDHRLDHREKILMGSSSSYDDDVLVKIHDQSIRFREEIVTIALRNGTSGRNGNNNGSCMDEVEKVMEKLYENGELAFGSFWGQKEPWGVPKIVSSDLLHNHLHNCDYDNSFVRYEIIELINYHA, encoded by the coding sequence ATGGAAGATTGGAACATGCTTGGTGCGGATTGTGTTGTGATATCATGTTGCTGCCAATGTTTAATGTTGCAAATTCTTGTTTATGTTTTGCTCAAGCTTCCATCAAAATTGGTGAGGAAAACAAGAAGATATGTTAAGAAGAAATTTTGTGGTAACAAGAGGATTAGGAGTAGTCTAATTAGTCTAGATCATAGATTAGAtcatagagaaaaaatattaatggGGTCTTCTTCTTCTTATGATGATGATGTTCTTGTGAAAATTCATGACCAGTCTATTAGGTTTCGAGAAGAGATCGTAACGATAGCACTAAGAAATGGTACTTCAGGACGAAATGGTAATAATAACGGGTCGTGTATGGATGAAGTTGAAAAAGTGATGGAAAAATTGTATGAAAATGGAGAGTTAGCATTTGGAAGCTTTTGGGGTCAAAAGGAGCCATGGGGTGTTCCCAAAATTGTCTCTAGTGATTTATTACATAATCATCTCCATAATTGTGATTATGATAATAGTTTTGTACGATATGaaataattgaattaataaaTTATCATGCATAA
- the LOC112719729 gene encoding protein STRICTOSIDINE SYNTHASE-LIKE 10 produces the protein MHEAMLIITNHIYHNIYNKHFSSLYQEKIKMKKLLLLLLKVTIIVVLMNNLASIGVMGYGPVLIRGGVRDSCSQIELPKTVHGPESIAFDCHGKGPYVGVSDGRILKWHQQHRSWTQFAVTSATRDKKLCDGLTNTTLEPLCGRPLGLKFNTVTCDLYIADAYFGLVVVGAAGGVAKQLVHSADKVPLKFTNALDINTQTGEVYFTDSSSIYQRRSYLPIILTDDSTGRLLKYDPRTKQVHVVLNGLAFPNGVALSKDNSFLLLAVSDTFKILKIHINNNNNNINNKNNKNNPNNINNNNYYYVQHFATLPRYSDNIKRNEKGEFWVALNSGRGKIQGLVKDHENIIGKNVVDPLSEDPVGIKFDEEGNLIEVIDGGFGDQLDSVSEVEEFGGRLWLGSNVQPYVGVINPTPL, from the exons atGCATGAAGCTATGCTCATTATTACAAACCATATATAccataatatatataacaaacatttttcttctttgtatcaagaaaaaataaaaatgaagaaactactcctcctcctccttaaaGTTACAATAATTGTTGTGTTGATGAATAATTTGGCATCAATAGGAGTGATGGGTTATGGACCAGTGTTGATAAGAGGGGGAGTGAGAGATTCTTGTTCACAAATTGAGCTGCCTAAAACAGTTCATGGTCCTGAGAGCATAGCATTTGATTGCCATGGCAAAGGACCTTATGTTGGTGTTTCTGATGGAAGAATCCTCAAATGGCACCAACAACATAGATCTTGGACTCAGTTCGCGGTTACCTCCGCAACAAG GGACAAAAAACTATGTGATGGGTTGACAAATACAACCTTGGAACCGTTGTGTGGAAGGCCCTTAGGACTCAAATTCAACACTGTAACTTGTGATCTGTACATCGCCGACGCCTACTTTGGACTCGTGGTGGTCGGAGCTGCCGGCGGCGTGGCGAAACAGTTGGTCCATTCTGCGGATAAAGTTCCATTGAAATTTACAAATGCTTTGGATATTAACACTCAAACTGGTGAAGTGTACTTCACAGATAGCAGCAGTATATATCAAAGAAG gtcATATTTGCCAATAATACTGACGGATGATTCAACTGGAAGATTGTTAAAATATGATCCAAGAACAAAACAAGTTCATGTTGTGCTCAATGGCTTAGCATTCCCCAATGGTGTTGCCCTAAGCAAAGACAACTCTTTCCTTCTCTTAGCTGTTTCAGACACATTCAAGATCTTGAAGAttcacattaataataataataataatattaataataaaaataataagaataaccCTAATAATATCAATAACAACAACTACTACTATGTACAACATTTTGCAACGCTTCCACGTTACTCTGATAATATTAAGAGGAATGAGAAAGGTGAGTTTTGGGTGGCACTTAATAGTGGAAGGGGAAAGATTCAAGGGTTAGTGAAAGATCATGAAAATATTATTGGAAAAAATGTAGTTGATCCATTATCAGAAGATCCTGTGGGGATTAAATTTGATGAAGAGGGAAATCTTATTGAGGTCATTGATGGAGGGTTTGGTGACCAACTTGATTCTGTTAGTGAAGTCGAAGAATTTGGTGGAAGATTGTGGTTGGGTTCTAATGTGCAACCTTATGTCGGAGTCATAAACCCTACGCCGCTTTGA
- the LOC112719727 gene encoding choline/ethanolaminephosphotransferase 1 isoform X2 translates to MGYIGAHGVAALHRYKYSGVDHSYVAKYVLQPFWTRFVTVFPLWMPPNMITLMGFMFLMLSAFIGYMYSPQLDTAPPRWVHFAHGLLLFLYQTFDAVDGKQARRTSSSSPLGELFDHGCDALACTFESIAFGSTSMCGRDAFWFWFLSAVPFYGATWEHYFTHSLILPVINGPTEGLMLIYTCHFFTALVGAEWWIHEFGKSVPFLSWLPIVSGIPTYKAALTLLMVFGVGPTVFGNVSNVCKLVRAKNGSVLRALAMLYPFTVLVGAVLLWDHLSPSDIMGNHPCLVIIGTGLAFGFLVGRMILAHLCDEPKGLKTGMCMSLLYLPLAIANALTARLNDGVPLVDERLVLLGFCAYTVTLYLHFATTVIHEITNALGICCFRITRKEA, encoded by the exons ATGGGTTATATTGGTGCTCATGGTGTAGCAGCTCTGCATAGATACAAATATAGTGGTGTAGACCATTCATATGTAGCCAAATATGTATTGCAGCCTTTTTGGACTCGCTTTGTTACAGTTTTCCCCCTATGGATGCC TCCAAACATG ATTACTCTTATGGGATTTATGTTCTTAATGCTCTCTGCATTCATCGGCTAT ATGTACTCACCTCAATTGGACACAGCTCCACCAAGATGGGTTCATTTTGCCCATGGCCTACTGTTGTTTTTATACCAG ACATTTGATGCTGTTGATGGGAAGCAAGCTAGACGGACAAGTTCTTCCAGTCCATTGGGGGAGCTGTTTGATCATG GATGTGATGCACTTGCTTGTACT TTTGAATCAATTGCTTTTGGGAGCACGTCCATGTGTGGGAGAGACGCTTTTTGGTTCTGGTTTTTATCTGCTGTTCCGTTTTATGGTGCAACTTGGGAGCA CTATTTCACCCATTCACTTATACTACCAGTTATAAATGGTCCTACGGAGGGTCTCATGCTGATATACACCTGTCACTTCTTTACTGCTCTTGTGG GTGCTGAGTGGTGGATTCATGAATTTGGGAAGTCTGTACCTTTCTTAAGCTGGTTGCCTATTGTTTCGG GGATACCAACATACAAAGCTGCTTTAACTTTGCTGATGGTTTTTGGTGTTGGACCAACAGTTTTTGGCAA TGTGTCTAATGTCTGTAAACTTGTGAGGGCAAAAAATGGAAGCGTGTTACGTGCCTTGGCTATG CTTTATCCCTTTACCGTCCTTGTTGGAGCAGTTCTCTTGTG GGATCATTTGTCGCCATCTGACATCATGGGCAACCACCCGTGTTTAGTAATTATAGGAACAGGACTTGCTTTCGGGTTTCTAGTG GGAAGGATGATTTTGGCCCATCTGTGCGACGAACCTAAGGGCTTGAAGACTGGAATGTGCATG TCCCTTCTGTATCTTCCACTCGCCATTGCTAATGCACTCACGGCAAGACTAAATGATGG GGTACCATTAGTAGATGAGAGATTGGTTCTTCTTGGTTTTTGCGCATATACAG TGACGCTTTACCTGCATTTTGCCACTACCGTCATTCACGAGATCACAAATGCCTTGGGGATATGCTGTTTCag GATAACTAGGAAGGAAGCTTGA
- the LOC112719727 gene encoding choline/ethanolaminephosphotransferase 1 isoform X1 — translation MITLMGFMFLMLSAFIGYMYSPQLDTAPPRWVHFAHGLLLFLYQTFDAVDGKQARRTSSSSPLGELFDHGCDALACTFESIAFGSTSMCGRDAFWFWFLSAVPFYGATWEHYFTHSLILPVINGPTEGLMLIYTCHFFTALVGAEWWIHEFGKSVPFLSWLPIVSGIPTYKAALTLLMVFGVGPTVFGNVSNVCKLVRAKNGSVLRALAMLYPFTVLVGAVLLWDHLSPSDIMGNHPCLVIIGTGLAFGFLVGRMILAHLCDEPKGLKTGMCMSLLYLPLAIANALTARLNDGVPLVDERLVLLGFCAYTVTLYLHFATTVIHEITNALGICCFRITRKEA, via the exons ATG ATTACTCTTATGGGATTTATGTTCTTAATGCTCTCTGCATTCATCGGCTAT ATGTACTCACCTCAATTGGACACAGCTCCACCAAGATGGGTTCATTTTGCCCATGGCCTACTGTTGTTTTTATACCAG ACATTTGATGCTGTTGATGGGAAGCAAGCTAGACGGACAAGTTCTTCCAGTCCATTGGGGGAGCTGTTTGATCATG GATGTGATGCACTTGCTTGTACT TTTGAATCAATTGCTTTTGGGAGCACGTCCATGTGTGGGAGAGACGCTTTTTGGTTCTGGTTTTTATCTGCTGTTCCGTTTTATGGTGCAACTTGGGAGCA CTATTTCACCCATTCACTTATACTACCAGTTATAAATGGTCCTACGGAGGGTCTCATGCTGATATACACCTGTCACTTCTTTACTGCTCTTGTGG GTGCTGAGTGGTGGATTCATGAATTTGGGAAGTCTGTACCTTTCTTAAGCTGGTTGCCTATTGTTTCGG GGATACCAACATACAAAGCTGCTTTAACTTTGCTGATGGTTTTTGGTGTTGGACCAACAGTTTTTGGCAA TGTGTCTAATGTCTGTAAACTTGTGAGGGCAAAAAATGGAAGCGTGTTACGTGCCTTGGCTATG CTTTATCCCTTTACCGTCCTTGTTGGAGCAGTTCTCTTGTG GGATCATTTGTCGCCATCTGACATCATGGGCAACCACCCGTGTTTAGTAATTATAGGAACAGGACTTGCTTTCGGGTTTCTAGTG GGAAGGATGATTTTGGCCCATCTGTGCGACGAACCTAAGGGCTTGAAGACTGGAATGTGCATG TCCCTTCTGTATCTTCCACTCGCCATTGCTAATGCACTCACGGCAAGACTAAATGATGG GGTACCATTAGTAGATGAGAGATTGGTTCTTCTTGGTTTTTGCGCATATACAG TGACGCTTTACCTGCATTTTGCCACTACCGTCATTCACGAGATCACAAATGCCTTGGGGATATGCTGTTTCag GATAACTAGGAAGGAAGCTTGA
- the LOC112723712 gene encoding transcription factor bHLH10: MQLFLSTTNIVVDSFDEEVTIIGQNQQMENNIGNYLNTLLVEEYDANSNNNHSTYTTISTSTHHDQNSFDHYYSNMNNNNNTNNIQFPCFPTQTTDLLNLLHFPTSPKNSSISFENHNNNIITCLPNPSSSSSNIIVGQESSNFSNVFNDPLLHLNLQAPPLLHQSSSSMRELFHHHGYYNMVPTTSRSDFVFGLGENNNNNNNNNDIIVELENGGYGRDVLENGVLEEFTNHHQEVANKKRGGKRSNNNNIKQFSSTNTERQRRVDLGGKFDALKELIPSSTKNDRASVVGDAIDYIKELLRTVNELKSLVEKKRYEKQRVKKKLKIEDEEEEEKEDDENNSSSYSESLTRSSWIQRKSKESEVDVRIIDNEVTIKIVQRKRVNDNNCILVYASKVLDELKLDLQHVGGGHIGDFCSFLFNSKICEGSSVYASAIANKLIEVMDRSLLTI, encoded by the exons ATGCAATTATTTCTTTCTACTACTAATATAGTTGTTGATTCATTTGATGAGGAGGTAACTATTATTGGCCAGAATCAACAAATGGAAAACAATATTGGAAATTACTTAAACACCCTTTTGGTAGAAGAATATGATGCTAATAGTAATAACAATCATAGTACTTATACTACTATTTCTACTTCAACTCATCATGATCAAAATTCTTTTGACCATTATTATTCCAAcatgaacaataataataatactaataatattcAGTTTCCTTGTTTTCCAACACAAACAACAGATCTCCTTAACCTTCTCCACTTTCCAACAAGTCCTAAGAACTCTTCTATCTCCTTTGaaaaccacaacaacaacataaTAACATGTCTTCCAAACCCTAGTAGCAGTAGTAGCAACATCATTGTGGGACAAGAAAGTTCAAATTTTTCCAATGTTTTCAATGACCCATTATTGCATTTGAACCTTCAAGCACCTCCTCTgcttcatcaatcatcatcatcaatgagGGAGTTGTTTCATCATCATGGCTACTACAACATGGTACCAACAACATCAAGAAGtgattttgtgtttggattaggggaaaataacaacaacaacaacaataataatgacattattgttgaattagaaaaCGGTGGTTATGGAAGAGATGTTCTTGAAAATGGGGTGCTAGAAGAGTTCACTAATCATCATCAAGAAGTGGCTAATAAGAAGAGAGGAGGAAAAAGGAGCAATAACAACAATATTAAGCAATTTAGTAGTACTAACACTGAGAGACAAAGGAGAGTGGATTTGGGTGGCAAATTTGATGCTTTGAAAGAACTCATACCAAGCTCCACCAAG AATGATAGAGCATCAGTGGTAGGAGATGCTATTGACTACATCAAAGAGCTTCTAAGAACAGTGAATGAACTCAAATCATTGGTGGAGAAAAAGAGGTATGAAAAACAAAgggtgaagaagaagctcaaaattgaagatgaagaagaagaagaaaaagaagatgatgagaATAATTCATCATCATATAGTGAGAGCCTAACAAGGAGTTCTTGGATAcaaagaaaatcaaaagaaagtgAGGTTGATGTGAGAATCATTGACAATGAGGTAACAATAAAGATTGTTCAAAGGAAGAGGGTCAATGACAATAATTGCATATTAGTTTATGCTTCAAAGGTTCTTGATGAACTTAAACTTGATCTTCAACATGTTGGTGGTGGCCACATTGGTGATTTCTGCAGCTTTCTCTTCAATAGCAAG ATATGTGAAGGTTCATCGGTATATGCTAGTGCCATAGCCAACAAGCTTATTGAGGTCATGGACAGAAGTTTGTTAACAATATGA
- the LOC112719728 gene encoding cytochrome c1-2, heme protein, mitochondrial — MAGGVIQQLLRRKLQSHSPNGSLMSSIMTKKDYAGSTGSSSFRALALIGASVTGFLGFATTASADEAEHGLACPNYPWPHAGILSSYDHASIRRGHQVYTQVCASCHSMSLISYRDLVGVAYTEDEVKAMAAEIEVVDGPNDEGEMFTRPGKLSDRFPQPYANEAAARFANGGAYPPDLSLITKARHNGQNYVFALLTGYRDPPAGVSIREGLHYNPYFPGGAIAMPKMLNDGAVEYEDGTPATESQMGKDVVSFLSWAAEPEMEERKLMGFKWIFVLTLALLQAGYYRRLRWSVLKSRKLVLDVVN; from the exons ATGGCTGGAGGTGTAATTCAGCAGTTATTGAGAAGGAAACTCCAATCTCATTCTCCT AATGGTTCTCTTATGTCTTCCATTATGACAAAGAAAGATTATGCTGGCTCTACTGGCAGCAGCTCATTTAGAGCTCTTGCGTTGATTGGAGCTAGTGTCACTGGGTTTTTGGGTTTTGCAACAACAGCATCAGCTGATGAAGCTGAGCATGGCCTTGCATGCCCAAACTATCCATGGCCTCATGCTGGCATTCTCAGTTCATATGATCATGCATC GATTCGTCGTGGTCATCAAGTCTATACACAAGTTTGTGCTTCCTGCCATTCTATGTCTTTGATATCATACCGTGATTTGGTTGGTGTTGCTTATACAGAAGATGAAGTAAAGGCCATGGCAGCTGAGATTGAGGTGGTTGACGGTCCTAATGATGAGGGTGAAATGTTCACTCGCCCCGGTAAACTCAGTGATCGCTTTCCTCAGCCATATGCAAATGAAGCAGCTGCTAGGTTTGCTAATGGAGGAGCCTATCCTCCAGATCTAAGTCTTATTACCAAA GCTCGTCACAATGGTCAGAATTATGTGTTTGCCCTTCTAACTGGTTATCGTGATCCCCCTGCTGGTGTTTCG ATTAGAGAGGGTCTGCACTATAACCCTTATTTCCCTGGCGGTGCCATTGCCATGCCTAAAATGCTTAACGATGGTGCTGTTGAATATGAGGATGGTACTCCCGCCACTGAATCTCAG ATGGGGAAAGATGTTGTGTCATTCTTATCTTGGGCTGCCGAACCGGAGATGGAAGAGAGAAAACTG ATGGGATTTAAGTGGATATTTGTTCTAACATTGGCGTTGCTTCAAGCTGGCTACTACCGTCGCCTTAGGTGGTCTGTTCTAAAGTCTCGCAAGCTGGTTCTTGATGTTGTCAATTAA
- the LOC112719725 gene encoding probable calcium-binding protein CML15 — protein sequence MSHQNSNNNDQIKQLNDIFNRFDMDSDGSLTHLELAALLRSLGVKPSGDQLHALLSKMDKNGNGYVEFDELVHVLIPREDHSHSHSHSHSNIFLNQEQLLDVFRVFDRDGNGFITAAELAGSMARMGQPLTYRELAAMMAQADSNGDGVISFEEFVNILAKSASDFLGIKVA from the coding sequence ATGTCACACCAAAATAGTAACAATAACGATCAAATAAAGCAACTAAATGACATATTCAATCGCTTTGACATGGACTCGGACGGCAGTCTTACTCACTTGGAGCTCGCCGCCCTGCTCAGATCCCTTGGGGTCAAGCCATCAGGCGACCAGCTCCATGCCTTGTTATCCAAGATGGATAAGAATGGCAATGGATACGTCGAGTTTGACGAACTTGTCCATGTCCTAATTCCTCGTGAGGACCACAGCCACAGTCACAGCCACAGCCACAGCAATATTTTTCTCAACCAAGAACAACTTTTGGATGTCTTTAGAGTGTTTGATCGCGACGGTAATGGATTCATTACCGCCGCAGAGCTAGCCGGATCCATGGCCAGAATGGGACAGCCGCTCACGTACCGTGAGCTAGCCGCCATGATGGCTCAAGCCGACAGCAATGGCGACGGTGTTATAAGCTTTGAAGAGTTTGTTAATATTTTGGCAAAATCTGCTTCTGATTTTCTTGGTATTAAGGTGGCGTAG